The genomic stretch TGATCCAACACCCAGGCGGCGAGTTGGGAAAAGGGTTTGTTCAGCTCATGGGGCACCGTCGCCAAAATTTCCAACACCTGCTCCGCTCCCCCCACCCCCCGCCCGGTGGTCACCTGAATCGCTGTGCCCGAGAGCAACATCCAGTCGAGCAACGCCTCCCCGGAATCCAAGGTCACCGCCATACTGGCCGCCACCGAGACCGCCTCTTCGAACACCTCTTCCGGCCCCTGGAGAAAGGTGTCGAGAATCAACGCGTGGCGGGTAAAATATTCTTCCTGAAACTCCTTCACCACCGGCTTGCCACTGCGCGCCCAGGCAGGCCAATGGATATGGCGAGGAGAATCCCCATCCCGATACTCTCTTAAAGAAACAAACTCCTCGGCATCTCCCACCGATCCAGCCAGGGACTCCCCTCCCGGCTGATATTGGCGTCCTCCGGGCAGATTAAAACTCACGGGAAAGGGGTGGCGGCGAGGCAGCACCAGAAGGGTTTGGGGGCTGGGAACTCTGGCAAACCCCTTGAACAATCCGAAAGGATCAGCCCGGGTGACGGCAATGGCGGCGAATGAGATACGCCCCCGGCGTTTGGGGGTGGCGTGCATTTTGATCCGCACCTCCCCTTGGGGAGCCAGGGTGGGAACCTGTTGGGAGCCCGTTTTGATGCCCACCTTTTTGGCGATCAGCCACATAAAGCGATGGAAGCTCACCTTGCGATCAAACCAGTTGCGCTCCTCCTCCCCCGGCTCCCGGGCTTGTTGAAACTCGGCCAACGTCGGACGGGGATCGGCCAGCTCCTCTTCCACCCCCAGCCCGATCCAGCGTTTGTCAGAGGGATTTTCCAGGACGATTTCATAGGAGAAGGATTCCCCGGCGGTAGCGAATTGGGGAAGCTGCCGGGAGGCTCTAAAACGGCCCCGAAAAAAGAGCGTGGAGAGCATGGCCGGGATCAACAGGGCCATGAGCCAGGCAAAGAGCTGATAGTCGAGGGTTTGGGAGGTATCGATGCCAAAGATGGCGGTGACCCCGATACCGGTGATAACGAGGAGGCCGGGGGAGGTAAAACGCCTGCGCCAGCGGTGGGTCATTCCCGCAAAACGCCGAAACAGGGGATAGAGCAGCCGACGGATCATCCCGCCCCCCGTCAAGTTGGAACAGGGGTGGAAGCGAGGATTTCCCCGACAATGCCTTCTGGGGTTTCTCCGGAAAATTTGGCTTGGGGATCCAGCTGCAAGCGGTGGGCGATGCAGGGTATGGCCGCCTCCCGAACGGGATCCGGGCTCACAAAATCAAGACCATCGGCCAGGGCCAAAGCCTGGGAGATGCGCATGAGGTTCAATGATGCCCGGGGGCTGGCACCGAGCTTGACTCCGGGACGGGTGCGGGTGGCTTGCACCAGATCCACCACATAGCGTTTCATCTCATCGCTGATACGTACCCTGGCAACACTCTCCTGCAAAGCGATCATCTCCTCCAGGGTGGCTGCAGGTTGCAGATCGGCCAGGGGGTTGGCGTGGCCCTGGTTGGAGAGAATCTCCACTTCCATTTCCGGGGAGACATACCCCAAACCAAAGCGCATGGCAAAGCGGTCCATCTGGGCTTCGGGGAGGGGATAGGTGCCGTGAAACTCCACGGGATTTTGGGTGGCGATGGCAAAAAAGGGTGCGGCCAATGGCTTCACCACCCCGTCAACACTC from Magnetococcales bacterium encodes the following:
- a CDS encoding DUF58 domain-containing protein, with product MIRRLLYPLFRRFAGMTHRWRRRFTSPGLLVITGIGVTAIFGIDTSQTLDYQLFAWLMALLIPAMLSTLFFRGRFRASRQLPQFATAGESFSYEIVLENPSDKRWIGLGVEEELADPRPTLAEFQQAREPGEEERNWFDRKVSFHRFMWLIAKKVGIKTGSQQVPTLAPQGEVRIKMHATPKRRGRISFAAIAVTRADPFGLFKGFARVPSPQTLLVLPRRHPFPVSFNLPGGRQYQPGGESLAGSVGDAEEFVSLREYRDGDSPRHIHWPAWARSGKPVVKEFQEEYFTRHALILDTFLQGPEEVFEEAVSVAASMAVTLDSGEALLDWMLLSGTAIQVTTGRGVGGAEQVLEILATVPHELNKPFSQLAAWVLDHVAVLSGVLLILLAWDAERQELVSKLLSRGLPLEVMVIQPRGGGERLNPGPMAGAPQRFHVLEAGQIGEGLAKL
- a CDS encoding MoxR family ATPase, which translates into the protein MDGELELERGQGLFGRIEGNLAAVIRNPTKALRWLVAAFAGRGHVLLEDVPGTGKTTLAKALAATVSAEFKRIQFTPDLLPSDIVGVSVFDPSAHTFNFRQGPVFTHILLADEINRASPRTQSALLEAMAEGQVSVDGVVKPLAAPFFAIATQNPVEFHGTYPLPEAQMDRFAMRFGLGYVSPEMEVEILSNQGHANPLADLQPAATLEEMIALQESVARVRISDEMKRYVVDLVQATRTRPGVKLGASPRASLNLMRISQALALADGLDFVSPDPVREAAIPCIAHRLQLDPQAKFSGETPEGIVGEILASTPVPT